GGCGTCATCGAGCGGGGACACGCGGCCCCAGCGGGCGCGCCCGCCGGCCACCTGCACCACGTCGCCCTTTTGCATGGCGCGCAGCCGGTTCGGCGAGATCAGGAACTGGTCACCGGTCTGGACGTTGCCCTCGTCGCCGCTGGCTGTGCCGCTGATCAACTTGCGGCTCAGCTCGAACTTGGGACGGGTGCCATATACCTTGGCCAGCGTTTCCGGATCGGTGGATCGGCCCAGAAGGCTGCCGCCCGAAGCAGCCGACACCAGCGCGGTCCGGTTGTCGTCGTCGTGGCCGAGGCCCTGCCAGGACTGCGCGATCCACCACGACCCGATCCCGGCCTTCCGCAGCCGTTCGACCCACTTCACCGCGCGGGTCTTGCCATCAGACACCGCCGAGAACTCGTCCACGACCATGAGGGAGGTGCGGCCGTGCTGCTTGTCGGCCAGCTGCTCGAACATCGTCCCCAGAGCACCGAACTGGGCGCGGGCCCGGTCGGGGGTCTTCACACCCTCCAGCACGATGTAGATCAGATCGAAGTCGGTCAGCTCCTTGTCGCCGTCGAACGCCGACCCCAGCGACCGGTACAAGTTGGCGAATTCTGCTCGCGCGCTGTTCATCACCGGCTGCTTGCCGTCGATCGTGGACGCGATCTCCATGTCCACGCCCATCACGCCCGACCACGGCGTAACCCCGGCCTGACCACCCCAAAGCTTCGACAACTTGTCCACGTCGAAGCGGGACAGGAATTCCAGCCACGACCGCGGCGGGTTGTGCCCGATCGGCGTGGGTACGCCGTCGATCAGCTCGACCCGGGCCGGGGCGTCCACGATCAGGTGGATCAGGGTCTCGCGGATCTCGTGGAAATACCGTTCGGTGTCGGTAGTCGGCGTGGTGCCGCCGGAGATCATCGCCGACAGGATCGACCGCAGATCATCCACGATGGCCTGCTGCTCTTCCGGTGTCTTCGTCGCGAAGTCGTGGCGCGGCCACATGCTCAGCGACACATCGTCAGGGAAAGTGCCGATCCGTTCGGGACGAACACCCAAGGCCAGGAACCATTTCCGCATCCGGGCGGCGACCTTGCGCGACTCCGGGCCTCCGTTGCAGTCCACGACGATGGCCAGCGGCCGGCCGGGCCGGTCGAGCCGCCACCACTGCCGATGCCGCGTCCACGTCGTGATGAACCACGACCACAGCACCCGCAGCATCAGCGTGGTCTTGCCCGAACCGCTGGACGCGACCGTGGTCATGTGCTCGGCCACGTTGATCCACGGCAGGATCAGCCGCGTCTCAGTACGGCCGGCCAGCGCCCGGATCATGCTCTTGGGCGGTGCCTGGTCGAACTCCTGCGACAGCCGCCCGATCACCAGCTCCGGGTTCAGTCCCCCGGTCGTGTACGGAAGACGCCGACGCGAAAGCCGAGCCGCCGCACGCTGCTCGCGCTGGGCCTGGGCCCACAGTGCCCGCTCGGTGCGTGCCGGATTCTGCAACCCGACAGTGGACAGGCGCACCCGGTAGCTGGTGTGCACCACGGTCGCGATCAGCCACGCGGCCGGGATCAGCAGCGGCGCCATACCGGCCATGCCGCCGACGAACTGGCCTGCCAGGAATTGGTGCGCGGCCTGGGTGAAGTCGCGGGCCGGGGCGAAGATATCCCACGCCCACAGCGCCGCGGCGCCCGGCATTACCAGCACGGATGCGAACATCCAGTTCCGCAACCGGGTGGGTTTCCAGCCCAGCAGGGTCGCCGGAGCCAGGATCGCGACCATGCCGATCAGGACCGCGACCAGGCACGCCGCACCCAGCAGGGCGCTGTGACCGATGCTGTCCCAATGCCACGCCGAGAAGTCCGGCAACCAGCCCAGCGGGTCATGTTTGACGCCGATCGGCGGCATTTCCCGCTTGATGTGAATGCCGGGTTGCTCCACCGTCGTCGATGGCGCTGTCGTGGTGGTAGGCGTGGACGATCGGCAGTCGTCGGGGGTGATGAGCGGTGTGCAGGTCATGATCCGACCGCCTTTCCGTCGTCCGGGTTCGAGACCTGGGAGATTTCGTGATCAGCGGCTCCGCCCGCGATCACCCGGAGCCCGGGTCGCGAAGCAGGAGAGAACGATTCGGCCTGGTCTTTTGCCAGAAACTCGTCCAAATCGGCGAGGCGCGGCTTCCAGCCGTCCGACATATCCAGACTCGCCGCCGCAGTCCGGATTACGTTCTTCACAGCCTCACCGCGGCAGTAGTAGGTGAGGCCAGCACATTCGGCACGCTGGGCAACCTGCCGGGCTTGCAGCACCGATCGCCTCGCTGCCGCAAGGCTTTTCGGGGTCAGTTCGACCTCGACGGCCCACAACTCGCCCGCGCTAGTGATGTAACGCCCATCGTGGATATGCGGGCGTGACTGCCCCGCTGGTGTCACACCAACCTCGGCGTGCAACAGGCGCTCCGAGGTCCAGCGCTCCAGGTCCATCCCGGTCAACGCCAGACGGAGCTGAAATACGGCCTTGACGTGCGCGGCCATCTTCGGCGTCGGCACCCAATAACGCACCGGCCGACCTAGCAGAGCTTCCGCCGCGGACTTCGTGGGAAAGATCCACGACGGCCCCGGTACCGGCCGCGCCCGGTTGGCGCTGATCAAGTGGGCCGCTTCCCATTTCGCCGTGATCCGGTACGCACGGTTGAGGCTCACGCCCAGCATTTGTGCGACTACATCCATTGGTGCCCCGTACATTTCGGCCAGAATCGTTGTGCCGGCCATGTCACGCGGCGAGAGTCGATAAGTCATCGGTCTATCCCTTCGCGTTCGGCGTTGCGGGTCACCGCGTCGGCCAGGGCATTGCCCGTGGGCACGTAGCCCGCCAGTGCGCTGGTGGGTGTGTCCCACTCCGATTCCTGCTCATCAGCGGTCTGTTCGAACTCACTGCGGTCGATACCGTGGCGCTCGGCAGCGCGGAGCTGGTGCTCACGAGTCGCTTTCGCGAGCGCCGCCAACTGAGCCGGGGTCGCGGGCCGCTTCGGCGCGCTCTTGCTCACGTCGAACAAGTGCGCCTCGTACTCGCGGCCGTGCCGCCGAAACGGCACCTTGCCCGCGATGTCCTGCCCATTCGGACGCAAACCCTGCGCAGCCAACTGGCGACGAGTCCGCAGATGAGGCGGTGCCATGCGCCACCTGTAGACCGGGATGCCTTCGCTCACCGCGACTCACCCCCGGCGGGCGGTCCGCACTCGGCAGGCAGCGCAGCCACCTGCACACCAGGCGCCGGGCACACGATCACCGTGGTCGCACCATCCGACTCGCGTGGCCCGAACAACCAGCACCCCGCGGCCAACCCGGCCGCGAAGACCGCCAGAATGCCGTACACGTACAGCCGCGACCGGGTGCCGACCGGAAGCCCCAGCCGTGCAGTCGGATACGAGTAGACCGGCATCTGCGTCGGGATCGGCCGATAGACCGGCCCCTGGACCGGATACGGGCCGTGCTGCGGCGCTAGGTCCTGCACCGATCGAGCGCCCGGCTGCCACATGTCCGTAACTCCGACCGGTTGCTGCGTCGACGGGTTGTATACCAACTCGTAGCGCTCAAGTTCGCCGCTCATCGCCGCACCCCTGTCCGGCGCGGTCGACGTCGCCACGCGGCCCACAGCACCATCAGGAACACCACCGCCAGCGCGGTACTCGGCGACCAGATGAACAGCAGAATCGCCAGGATCAGCGGGATAGCGAGGATTTCCGTGGCAAGCCTCATCAGCGACCACCCACCTCGATCGCCAACGGCGAAACCACGTGCGCCGCCAGATAATCCGACATCGCGGCGTCGAGCATGTCTCGCAAACCGGCGGCCTGCTCCAACGTCAACTGCATCGACAACTGGGCAAATGCCGACGACTTGTTGGGCGCCACCTCCACGCAAACGCGGTCGATGTGTTCCGCGTACGTCACCCGGAACGACCCGTGCACGGCGATGCTGGTCCTGATGCCGGTATCCGCGGCATCGCCCCGCTCATCGAGCTCGGTGACGTAGTCACCCATCCAGCTCTTCTTCATCACGCGCCCCTTAGACCTGGCTCAGGGGGCGGACCAGCGCGAGCACCTGGTCCCGGTCGACCTTGATCAGTCGCGGACCGACCTGGAATCCCTCCAGGAGGCCGCCCTCGACCCAGCGCCGGACAGTGCGGGGATGCACCCCGCCCGCCAGGTCCGCCGCATCCCGAAGGCTGATCAGCGTCTTACCTGCATTGCTCGAACCGTTGCGCCTGCTCATGAATGTCTCCTCCGACGATCAGTGCGACATCAGATGCTCTATCTGATGTCTTTAAAGATAGATCTGATGTCTTCTGATGTCTAGACATTCGTGCGTTTTTCATCACAGATATGCAGCCCTGGGAAGAATCTGCAGGCCAGAGAGGGTTACGTGGGTATCAACTGATAGCTTTGATGCACCACGACGGACGTAGGAGGGCTACGTGGACACCTCAGGAGATGCGCGGCATCGGCAGATCGCCCGCGAGATCCGCAACGAGATCGAGTCGGGGAAGCTCCGGCCCGGCCAGAAGTTGCCGAGTACGCGAGCCCTGGCTGAGCAGTTCGGCGTGAGCGTCGCGCCCGTCAACGATGCGATGGCCATTCTTGAGGAAGAGGGTCTCGTCGTCAGTCGTCCGCGCTCCGGACGGATTGTCAGCGAGACCGCCACCCCCGGCGCTCCGCGACCTCGGCGCGGGCGACCGCAGGTCATCTTCGTAGGCGGCTATGCCGGCAGCGGAAAGACGGAACTTGGGGCAGTGCTGGCGAGGCTGACCGGCTGGGCGATGCTCGACAAGGACACGATCACCAGGGCGGTTGTCGACACGGCACTGGTGCAGCTGGGAAGTACTGTCGCGGACCGCGAATCCCCCACCTACATGAACCTCGTTCGTCCCGCTGAATACGAATGCCTTGCTGCGGCCGTTCGGGAGAATGTCAGCTGCGGAGTGAGCGTCATCGCGACCGCGCCGTACATCAAAGAGTTCAGCACCGAAGCTTGGTTCCGCCGGACCGCCGCCGAACTGGACACCCTCGGCGCCGACATGGAGGTGGTCTGGATCCGGTGCCAGCCGGACTCCATGCACTCGTACATCTCCCGGCGGGGCGCCGCTCGGGATTCCTGGAAGCTCGCCAACTGGGACGATTACGTGAGCGGTCTCGACACCACTTTCGAACCGCCGTGGCAGCACACGATCATCACGAACGATCCCGACTCCCCGCCGTTGCGCGAGCAAGCCCAGGCGCTGATCAAGTCTCTACAGGACTGAGATGGACACCGCGATCGTCATGTACGGCCCACCGGCCGCGGGCAAGGACACCGTGACGGCCGCATTGACCAGTCTCGACGGGAAGTTTCACCACTACCGACGGATGAAGGTCGGCACCGGTCGCACCGCGGGATACCGGATGGCCTCAGCACCCGAATATGAGCGCCTGGCCGCCGCTGGTGAGGTCATCTACTCGAACTCGCGGTACGGCTCGACCTACATCATCGATCGCCCCGAACTGGCGAAAATCCTTGCAAATAGCGAGGTTCCGGTTCTGCATGTCGGTCAGCCGGAGGCGGTAAACGCGCTACTTGCTGCCGCTCCGGCCGTCCGATGGATCGTGGTCGAACTGTGGTGTCCCCGCGAGATCGCAGCGGAGCGAGTCACCGCTCGAGGAACTGGCGACACCGCGGCGCGGCTCGAGGCATGGGACGCGACACCGCGGCTGACCAACCCCGACGTCCGGATCGACACGGCAACGGTCGATCCCACTGGCGCGGCCGGCCGAATCGTCGAGGCCGTCACTGCCGCTCAGTGCACGGTCATAGTGCCGACGATGCATCTCGTACATCCAGACGGCACCCTGGATCTGGCCGCTACACAGCGCCACGCAACTGCGGCTGCCGACAGCTGGATCGATCACTTTCTGATCAACGGTTCGACCTCCGCCGGTCACGAGCTGACTCGCGCCGAACGGACGGGCGTCCTCGATACCTGGCTCGAAGCGGTCGGCCCTGGTCGGCTGCTCTCCTGCGCTTGGTCGGGTGACGACGTCGCGGCTGCGGTCGATCGCGAGGTGGCCCCTATGGCAGTACTGCGAGCCGCTTCTGTACCCGATGCTCAACGGATTCTCCGAACACTGCCGGCCGGATCGACGATCTACAGCCATCCCGCCATGTTCGGCCATCCGTTCGATGCCGAGTTGGCGGCCTGGGCGAAAGAATCCGGCTGCCTCCCGCTCGGCGGCAAGCTCGCCAAGATTCCATTGGCAGAGATAACCGAAATCCAACGTGCTGCACCAGAATTCGCCATCTGGGACGGTTCGTCCCGGCGAATTCGAGAGTCAATGGGCGCCGGTGCGGCCGGGGTCGTCGCAACGCCGTTGGCCGCGCTACTGACCGAGCTTCCCCCGCGCAGCCTGGCCCTGCTCCAACCCGTGATCGACGCCATACAGAACGAACTCGACCGCCTCCCGGACCGAGCGGCCAAACGCCGATGGCTGCTCGACCAAATTCAGGACTGACCGTCCACCCATCACCGACCGTGGGGCACGCACGATCCCACTATGGGGCACCCGTGGGGCATACAGATGGATCGACGTGTACTCTCTTGTCACGTAAGTGCAATCGATATTCGACCAATAAACACAGGTCAGATGACATTTAGAGTCACAAAAGTTGACCTATGTCCTGCGGTTTGATATCCGGAGCTGAAAACGGACTTTTAATCCGCAGGTCCCAGGTTCGAGCCCTGGTGGGGGCACACCGAGAGGCCGGAGCCCTACGCTCCGGCCTCTCGCTCTTTCCCCTCACCCTCGGCGCGCATACAGCTCTGACCTGGGACTTTCGTCAGCACCCCGACACCGCGCTAACGTACGGAATTCTCCTGCGATACATCGTGACGCACAGGTTCCGGGCCTACACTCGCAACGGTCGGGGCATGTGCCGACACCCCATATGAGTTCGGTCACCGACGCTGTGAACTCATACAGGTGCGCTTCGCATCACACCTACGGTGCCGTAAGGTATGGGCGGCGGCGGCACGGCCACAGGGGGGACGACCAGCAATACCGCAGGACAACACCGAAGGGCGTATGTATGGCAAGGGATCTGACTCAACTCGAGCTGCTGACGGAGTTGGAGCCGGTTGCCGAGGAAAACGTCAACCGACACCTTTCGATGGCCAAGGAATGGCATCCGCACGACTACGTGCCGTGGGATGAAGGCCGCAACTTCGCCGCACTGGGTGGTGTGGACTGGGATCCGGAGCAGTCCAAGCTCAGCGAAGTGGCCAAGGCCGCGATGATCACCAACCTGCTCACCGAGGACAATCTGCCGTCCTACCACCGTGAGATCGCCGAGAACTTCTCCCAGGACGGCCCGTGGGGCACCTGGGTCGGGCGCTGGACCGCCGAGGAGAACCGGCACGGCATCGTCATGCGCGACTACCTGGTGGTCACCCGCGGCGTCGACCCGGTGGCCCTCGAACAGGCCCGCATGATCCACATGACCAACGGTTTCGCATCCCCCGCCGAGGCCGACGCCGGATTCCTGCACTCGGTCGCCTATGTGACCTTCCAGGAACTGGCCACCCGGGTCAGCCACCGCAACACCGGCAAGGTGTGCGACGACCCGATCGCCGACCGCATGCTGCAGCGCGTCGCCGCCGACGAGAACCTGCACATGATCTTCTATCGCAACATGTGCGGCGCGGCGCTGGATCTCGCCCCCGACCAGGCCCTCGACGCGATCACCCTGATCCTGGAGAACTTCCAGATGCCCGGCGCCGGAATGCCCAACTTCCGCCGCAACGGCGTGCTGATGGCCAAGCACGGCATCTACGACCTGCGCCAGCACCTGGAAGAAGTGGTCCAGCCGGTGCTGAAGAAGTGGCGTGTCTTCGAGCGCGACGACTTCACCGCCCACGGCGAGGAGACCCGCGAGCGGCTGGGGCTCTTCCTGGAGAAGCTCAGCAAGGACGTCGTGAAGTTCGAGGAACAGCGCGACCGCATGCTCGCTCGTGAGGCCGCCAAACGCGAACGCAATTTGACTGCCGCCTCGGTCGGCTGAATCAACTCCGCTCGGAATCGGGCGGCGTAACCCGCGATCGGCGGGCCGACAATATTGTCGGCCCGCCGATCGTGTGCGGTCTCCACCTTCTCTCGGCACGGCGGCTCTCGGCACGGCGGCCGCACACTCGGCCCTCCACGCCAAGGGGCCGACGACGAGCCACACGGTATCCATGAACCGGCCCCGAACACCGCCTGACGATCGGCCGGATTCGATCGGCCGCGATGATCCGAGCGAACGCCTGAATATCCGTGTCGGCCAACAACGTTGCGCCCCGACCCCGCCGCACCGGCGCATATGAGCGGGAGCGTTGCCCCGATCAACTACTCTATAGAAATAGAGGATGCATAGCGGTGGCAGTTCCCCGGATTCCGGCGGACCGGCAGGGAGTGAGATGCGACATTGACCGGCAAGGCCCCGGACGCGCCGGCGACGTCGGACAGCCGTTCCTTGCGGCGGGATGCGATTCGGGAAGCCGCGCTCGACCTCGCGGCCAGCGGTGGTAACCGCGCGATCACCCATCACGCGATCGACGACCGGCTCGGGATCGCGCGCGGTTCGACCTCCTACTACTACCGCACCCGCCAGCATCTGCTGGAGGCGGCGATCGAGCATTTGGCCGCCACCTCCCGCGCGGCCTTCGACACCGCGCGGGCGGTTCCGGACACCCGCGACGATCCCCTCGACGGCGCCGCCGAACTCATCACCGGCCAACTGGATCTCCTGCTCGGCGACCGTCGCCGCGACTCGCTCGCTCGCTACGCACTGGCCGCCGACACCGCCGGGAACGAGGAACTGCGGCGGGCGCTCGCGGTATGCCTGTTCTCGTTGCCCGCGGCGGAAGCACTGCTGACCTCCCTCGGGGCTCCCGATCCAGAGCAGGCCGCACGTGATCTGATCAGCTTGCTGGAGGGACTGCTCTTCGACCGGCTCCACGGCCTTCGTTCGCTCCTCGAGATCACGCCGGACACGGCGGCCAGCCGAGACGATCTCCGCCCGACGATTCGCCGGTGGCTGCGCGCGCTCTCGAGGTGAGGCCGTCAGCGCTGCCCGGCGATGAGCCGTTGTGCGTCGCGGAGAACGTCTTTCGCTTCCGGAAGCAACGCATCGGCAACCGGGATGGACCGGCTCGGACGGACCGGTGACCTGGGCTGCGGTCGACATTTGAGACACTGGAGATCATGACTGCGGTACTCGAGGCCAAGCCCCAGCTGCGGATCGGCCCCTACCCCGTCGATCCGCCGGTGGTGCTCGCCCCGATGGCCGGTATCACGAATGTCGCGTTCCGGAAGCTGTGCCGCGAGTTCGGCAGCCGGACCTCGATCTATGTCTGCGAGATGATCACCGCCCGGGCCGTCGTCGAACGGCACGAGAAGACGCTGCACATGATGGCCTTCGACGAGGACGAGCATCCACGCTCGATGCAGCTCTACGGTGTGGATCCGAAGACGCTCGGCGAGGCCGTGCGCATCATCGTGGGCGAGGGCTGGGCCGACCATATCGATGTCAATCTGGGCTGCCCGGTGAAAAAGGTCACTCGGCTGGGCGGCGGCGCCGCGCTGCCCTACAAGCGCCGGTTGTTCCGCGACATCGTGCGCGAAATGGTCGCCGCCGCGGATCCCGCCGGAGTTCCGGTGACGTTCAAGTTCCGGATCGGGATCGACGACGACCACCTCACCTACCTGGACACCGGGCGGATCGCCGAGGGCGAGGGCGCGGCCGCGGTCGCCCTGCATGCTCGTACCGCCGCCCAGCTGTATTCGGGCACCGCGGACTGGTCGGCCATCGCCCGGTTGAAGGAGGCCGTCACCACCATCCCGGTCCTCGGTAACGGCGATATCTTCAGCGCTGACGACGCACTGGCAATGATCGCGCAAACCGGATGCGACGGGGTGGTGGTCGGTCGTGGATGTCTCGGACGCCCGTGGCTGTTCGCCGAGCTCAGTGCGGCGCTGCGCGGTGAGCCGATCCCGGCCGGCCCGAACCTCGGACGCGTAGGTGAAATCCTGCGCCGGCACGCGAACCTGCTCGTCGAACATGACGGCGAGGACAAGGCCATGCGCGATATCCGCAAGCATATGGCCTGGTACTTCATGGGGTTCCCGCTCGGCTCCCAACTGCGGCGCAGCTTCGCGACCGTGAGCAGTCTCGCTCAGCTGGACGATCTGATCGAACAGCTGCCGCCGGACGTGCCCTTCCCCGCCGATGCGCAGGGTCCACGCGGCAGACAGGGCTCACCCGCCGCGAAGGTGGTCCTCCCCGACGGCTGGCTCGACGACCCCGAGGACCCGACCGTCCCGGCCGCCGCCGATGTCATGCACAGCGGCGGCTGATCGACCTCTACGCTTCTGACCTGCCGGTTCAGTGATGGCTGGTTTAGAAGTGGCCAACTGTGGCGTAATCGTTATCATGGCGGGGGCCGCTGCGACCGGACAAGCGAGTGCGCGTGCCCTATAGCCAGGTGTGGAATCGACGATCCCGGTCGCGACGAAAGAGTGAAGTGAGGTTCGTAGGTGGGTGACGACGATCGGCGCGGGCGTCCGTCCCGGCCCGGAGGTCGCGCCCCGTGGGAGCGCTACCCAGGCCCGGATTCGGGTGAGAACGCCGCCGCCTCTCGCAGTCGGCACACGGACGAACCGCAATCCTCGGCCCCCATCACCGTCCATGATCTGGTGCAGCGGGTAGACAGCGAACGCATCGCACGCCGGCGTCAGGACGACGCCGCGGACGCGGGCCGCAAGGCGCCCGGCGGCGCCACCGGCCGAGGCCGGACGCCGCAGCCCGACCGTGGCGCGCGCCCGGGCGGAAACCGCAGTCGCACAAGCGATGACGGCGCCCCCGCGACGCCGCCCGGCGCGAACCGCCCCGGCCGCGGCGCCCCGCAGCCCGCCGCCAACCCACCCGGCCGTCCCGCAGCACCGCGTGCCGAAACCGGCGCCGGCCCGGCGAACCGCACCCGCGGCGCGGCTCCCGCGGCGGGACGCGGCAATCCGCGCAATCCCGCTCCCGGCGCACCGGCGGGCGGACCGGGAAGTGGCGATGCCCGCGCCGCCGCCGCAGGTGGCGCCGCAGGTCGCGGCCGGAAGACCTCCGACGCCCGGACCACTCAGGGCAACAACCGCGCCGCCGCGCCCGATCAGCGCACGCGCCGCACTCGATCCGGACGCCCGGCTGCCGCCGCGGCGGGATCGGCGTCGGTCGCCGGAAGTGCCGGCGCCACACCTGTTTCCGATGCCGCCCAGCCCACCGCGGTCTATCGCGCTCCCGCCACCGACGCGCGGGCCGATCAACAGCCTCCCGCGGCGCCTCCGCCCGCGGTCGAACA
The genomic region above belongs to Nocardia spumae and contains:
- a CDS encoding RRQRL motif-containing zinc-binding protein, translating into MSEGIPVYRWRMAPPHLRTRRQLAAQGLRPNGQDIAGKVPFRRHGREYEAHLFDVSKSAPKRPATPAQLAALAKATREHQLRAAERHGIDRSEFEQTADEQESEWDTPTSALAGYVPTGNALADAVTRNAEREGIDR
- a CDS encoding helix-turn-helix domain-containing protein, translating into MSRRNGSSNAGKTLISLRDAADLAGGVHPRTVRRWVEGGLLEGFQVGPRLIKVDRDQVLALVRPLSQV
- a CDS encoding GntR family transcriptional regulator; its protein translation is MDTSGDARHRQIAREIRNEIESGKLRPGQKLPSTRALAEQFGVSVAPVNDAMAILEEEGLVVSRPRSGRIVSETATPGAPRPRRGRPQVIFVGGYAGSGKTELGAVLARLTGWAMLDKDTITRAVVDTALVQLGSTVADRESPTYMNLVRPAEYECLAAAVRENVSCGVSVIATAPYIKEFSTEAWFRRTAAELDTLGADMEVVWIRCQPDSMHSYISRRGAARDSWKLANWDDYVSGLDTTFEPPWQHTIITNDPDSPPLREQAQALIKSLQD
- a CDS encoding acyl-ACP desaturase, encoding MARDLTQLELLTELEPVAEENVNRHLSMAKEWHPHDYVPWDEGRNFAALGGVDWDPEQSKLSEVAKAAMITNLLTEDNLPSYHREIAENFSQDGPWGTWVGRWTAEENRHGIVMRDYLVVTRGVDPVALEQARMIHMTNGFASPAEADAGFLHSVAYVTFQELATRVSHRNTGKVCDDPIADRMLQRVAADENLHMIFYRNMCGAALDLAPDQALDAITLILENFQMPGAGMPNFRRNGVLMAKHGIYDLRQHLEEVVQPVLKKWRVFERDDFTAHGEETRERLGLFLEKLSKDVVKFEEQRDRMLAREAAKRERNLTAASVG
- a CDS encoding TetR/AcrR family transcriptional regulator, which gives rise to MTGKAPDAPATSDSRSLRRDAIREAALDLAASGGNRAITHHAIDDRLGIARGSTSYYYRTRQHLLEAAIEHLAATSRAAFDTARAVPDTRDDPLDGAAELITGQLDLLLGDRRRDSLARYALAADTAGNEELRRALAVCLFSLPAAEALLTSLGAPDPEQAARDLISLLEGLLFDRLHGLRSLLEITPDTAASRDDLRPTIRRWLRALSR
- the dusB gene encoding tRNA dihydrouridine synthase DusB, whose product is MTAVLEAKPQLRIGPYPVDPPVVLAPMAGITNVAFRKLCREFGSRTSIYVCEMITARAVVERHEKTLHMMAFDEDEHPRSMQLYGVDPKTLGEAVRIIVGEGWADHIDVNLGCPVKKVTRLGGGAALPYKRRLFRDIVREMVAAADPAGVPVTFKFRIGIDDDHLTYLDTGRIAEGEGAAAVALHARTAAQLYSGTADWSAIARLKEAVTTIPVLGNGDIFSADDALAMIAQTGCDGVVVGRGCLGRPWLFAELSAALRGEPIPAGPNLGRVGEILRRHANLLVEHDGEDKAMRDIRKHMAWYFMGFPLGSQLRRSFATVSSLAQLDDLIEQLPPDVPFPADAQGPRGRQGSPAAKVVLPDGWLDDPEDPTVPAAADVMHSGG